One Paraburkholderia dioscoreae DNA segment encodes these proteins:
- a CDS encoding DUF1059 domain-containing protein, which translates to MSRKYIDCREFPSEMNCSVALSADSESELLDAAVQHAVAVHKHTDSPELRSQLKTLFHDGTPPVEAPRA; encoded by the coding sequence ATGTCCCGCAAATACATTGATTGCCGCGAGTTTCCGAGCGAAATGAACTGCTCGGTCGCCTTATCCGCCGACAGCGAGAGCGAATTGCTCGACGCGGCGGTTCAGCATGCGGTCGCTGTGCATAAACATACGGATTCGCCGGAATTGCGCTCGCAACTCAAGACGCTCTTTCACGACGGCACGCCACCGGTCGAAGCGCCGCGCGCATGA